A single Candidatus Anaeroferrophillus wilburensis DNA region contains:
- a CDS encoding peptidyl-prolyl cis-trans isomerase, which yields MKNSKIFLPLTVFIVIALGFFFSPPLHRADAADKPQVVFTTDMGEITIELDPQQAPLTVSNFLAYVDAGFFDGTIFHRVIPGFVIQGGGFTADMVQKPTRTPIKNEADNGLRNLRGTLSMARTQDLHSATSQFFINLKDNKMLDHRPGNFGYAVFGRVSQGMDVVDAIAAVPTGNHGHYQDVPRHPVRILMATKK from the coding sequence ATGAAAAACAGCAAAATCTTTCTACCCCTAACAGTTTTCATCGTTATTGCCCTGGGTTTCTTTTTTTCACCTCCGCTCCACCGTGCCGACGCTGCCGATAAACCCCAGGTGGTCTTCACCACCGACATGGGTGAAATCACCATTGAGCTTGATCCTCAGCAGGCACCGCTGACAGTAAGCAATTTTCTCGCCTACGTTGATGCCGGTTTTTTCGACGGCACCATCTTTCATCGGGTCATTCCCGGCTTTGTCATCCAAGGCGGCGGCTTTACTGCTGACATGGTACAAAAACCAACCAGAACACCGATCAAGAATGAAGCCGACAACGGGTTGCGCAACCTGCGCGGCACCCTTTCCATGGCCCGCACCCAGGACCTTCACAGTGCTACCTCACAGTTTTTCATCAACCTGAAGGATAACAAGATGCTTGACCATCGGCCAGGCAATTTCGGCTATGCAGTATTTGGCAGGGTAAGTCAGGGAATGGATGTGGTGGATGCCATCGCCGCCGTTCCGACGGGCAACCATGGCCATTACCAGGACGTCCCCCGTCACCCAGTGCGGATTTTGATGGCCACCAAAAAATGA